From Vigna unguiculata cultivar IT97K-499-35 chromosome 5, ASM411807v1, whole genome shotgun sequence, the proteins below share one genomic window:
- the LOC114183799 gene encoding sodium/calcium exchanger NCL-like: MVASLTSHRSIFLILWIVILCGHAHARFFSRDPLSDGVSANTGEGLLRLPSAITAESSCEQTYGFLPCTTTVIGNLFLIIVYGFLMFKAATFLSGGSELLLEILGPGIVGGLFLPILGALPDAMLILVSGLSGSKETAQSQVSVGMGLLAGSTVLLLTIIWGTCVIVGKCDIENSIAIDSRDTRGFSLTGSGVSTDIWTSYAARIMVISVLPFLIVQLPQILNSTSGRHLAVLIALIVSLCLLASYCLYQIFQPWIQRRKLEYIKHKHVILGFLRNLNALERLLNDNGEPDEEVIKKLFATIDENQDGSLTHNELRALVIGIQFEEIDLDHDDAVKRIMNDFDTSGNELVDRDEFVNGVSRWLRRALRTRVASGDAGQHTMKFLSDFHTETKREHDLLNVGDQSTEEAEGTENAKWTSIKAVLLLLLGTIIAAAFADPLVDAVDNFSEATSIPAFFISFIALPLATNSSEAVSAIIFASRDKRQTASLTFSELYGAVTMNNVLCLSVFLALVYVRGLTWDFSSEVLVILVVCIVVGVFASFRTVFPLWTSIAAILLYPFSLALVYVLDYVFGWS, from the exons ATGGTTGCATCTCTCACTTCCCACCGGTCCATCTTCCTCATCTTGTGGATCGTAATCCTGTGCGGTCACGCTCATGCGCGCTTCTTCTCCCGTGATCCGCTCTCTGATGGCGTCTCCGCCAACACCGGGGAAGGCCTCCTCCGCCTCCCGTCGGCGATCACGGCCGAGTCCTCCTGCGAGCAGACCTACGGCTTCCTACCGTGCACCACCACCGTCATCGGTAACTTGTTCCTAATTATCGTCTATGGCTTCCTCATGTTCAAGGCCGCCACGTTCCTATCTGGCGGAAGCGAGCTCCTGCTCGAGATCTTGGGCCCCGGCATTGTTGGCGGCCTTTTCCTCCCCATCCTCGGTGCACTTCCCGATGCCATGCTCATCCTCG TGTCTGGGCTTTCAGGTAGTAAAGAAACTGCTCAAAGTCAGGTATCTGTTGGAATGGGACTGCTAGCTGGTTCTACCGTGCTGCTTCTTACTATAATATGGGGGACCTGTGTTATTGTTGGCAAGTGTGACATCGAGAATTCAATTGCTATTGATTCACGAGACACTAGAGGATTTAGTTTAACTG GTTCTGGTGTTAGTACTGATATTTGGACTAGTTATGCAGCACGGATTATGGTTATATCTGTCCTTCCATTTCTGATCGTTCAATTACCACAAATTCTTAATTCGACATCCGGAAGACACTTGGCTGTTTTGATAGCCCTCATTGTGTCACTCTGTTTATTGGCTTCTTATTGTCTTTACCag ATTTTCCAGCCCTGGATACAAAGAAGGAAACTGGAATATATTAAACACAAACATGTTATACTAGGATTTTTGAGAAATTTGAATGCGTTGGAAAGGCTGCTGAACGATAATGGAGAACCTGATGAAGAAGTCATTAAAAA ATTGTTTGCAACCATTGATGAAAATCAAGATGGCAGTCTTACTCATAATGAATTGAGAGCACTGGTTATTGGAATTCAGTTTGAAGAGATTGACCTTGATCATGATGATGCTGTAAAAAGGATCATGAATGATTTTGATACTTCTGGCAACGAACTAGTTGATCGAGATGAATTTGTTAATGGTGTCAGTAGATGGCTTCGAAGGGCCTTGCGTACTCGAGTTGCATCTGGTGATGCTGGTCAACACACAATGAAGTTTTTAAGTGATTTTCACACA GAAACAAAAAGAGAACATGATTTGCTGAACGTGGGAGATCAGAGTACTGAAGAGGCAGAGGGCACTGAAAATGCTAAATGGACATCCATCAAAGCAGTTCTGCTTCTGCTACTGGGCACTATTATTGCTGCTGCATTTGCTGATCCTCTGGTTGATGCAGTGGATAACTTTTCTGAGGCTACAAGTATTCCTGCTTTCTTCATTTCCTTCATTGCTCTCCCTTTAGCAACCAATTCAAGTGAAGCAGTGTCGGCAATAATTTTTGCTAGTCGTGATAAAAGGCAAACTGCTTCATTAACTTTTTCTGAG CTATATGGTGCAGTGACAATGAATAATGTGCTTTGCCTATCAGTGTTCTTGGCCTTGGTTTACGTGAGGGGATTGACGTGGGACTTCTCTTCGGAAGTGTTAGTTATTTTGGTGGTTTGCATTGTGGTGGGTGTCTTTGCCAGCTTCCGCACCGTCTTCCCTCTATGGACATCCATAGCGGCTATCCTTCTTTACCCCTTCTCCCTGGCATTAGTGTATGTTCTTGATTATGTATTTGGTTGGTCGTAG